A single genomic interval of Noviherbaspirillum cavernae harbors:
- a CDS encoding YihY/virulence factor BrkB family protein has translation MGIPGLRGIGPFTLIKEAAYEFDDDDMMTHASALSYQVIFSIFPFVIFLVALLGFLHLPGFFDWLLQQASAIFPEQAMEQVIGVIQQLQQPQGGLLSFGAILALWTASAGTRALMRALNVAYDVKESRPMWKLYPLSIIYTIGIAAMLVVAATFFLIGPQAIEWLAQRVGLEKLFVTVWTLLRLPVVLVLLTAAVAIIYHVAPDHDQRFRFISPGAVLAVGAWIVMSLAFDYYVKNFGDYNAMYGSIGTIIVLLLYFFLSAAMLLFGAEINAVIERHAPATEKADVKQADAKA, from the coding sequence ATGGGAATTCCCGGCCTGCGCGGAATCGGCCCGTTTACCTTGATCAAGGAAGCGGCCTATGAGTTCGACGATGACGACATGATGACCCACGCGTCGGCGCTATCCTACCAAGTGATCTTTTCGATATTCCCGTTCGTCATTTTTCTTGTCGCGCTGCTCGGCTTTCTGCACCTGCCCGGCTTCTTCGACTGGCTGCTGCAGCAAGCCTCGGCGATTTTCCCGGAACAGGCGATGGAACAGGTGATCGGCGTGATACAGCAGTTGCAGCAGCCGCAGGGAGGCTTGCTGTCATTCGGTGCGATCCTCGCGCTGTGGACGGCGTCCGCCGGCACGCGCGCCCTGATGCGAGCGTTGAACGTGGCATACGATGTCAAGGAAAGCCGCCCCATGTGGAAGCTGTATCCGCTGTCGATCATCTACACCATCGGCATCGCCGCCATGCTGGTCGTCGCCGCCACGTTCTTTCTGATCGGCCCGCAGGCAATCGAGTGGCTGGCGCAGCGGGTCGGTCTGGAAAAGCTGTTCGTTACCGTGTGGACGCTGCTGCGTCTGCCCGTGGTGCTGGTGCTGCTGACGGCGGCGGTCGCGATCATCTACCACGTCGCGCCGGATCATGACCAGCGATTCCGCTTCATCTCGCCCGGCGCGGTGCTGGCCGTCGGGGCATGGATCGTGATGTCGCTGGCATTCGACTATTACGTGAAAAATTTCGGCGACTACAACGCCATGTACGGCAGCATCGGCACCATCATCGTGCTGCTGCTGTATTTCTTTTTATCCGCTGCGATGCTGCTGTTCGGCGCCGAGATCAATGCCGTCATCGAGCGGCATGCGCCGGCGACGGAGAAAGCGGATGTGAAGCAGGCGGACGCGAAGGCATAG
- a CDS encoding class I SAM-dependent methyltransferase, translating into MSTIPDIRPGQSVELLKELHILTRDGKLNQDSRRKLKQVYHLYNFIEPLLQELRVDHSDITLVDHGAGKSYLGFILYDLFFKTLDGDANNAHIYGIETRDELVKKSQELARRLNFPGMSFLNLSVADSITSDQLPPTVDMVTALHACNTATDDAIRFALEKEARFIVLVPCCQAEVASVLKKNKGQAIGKSALTEIWRHPLHTREFGSQVTNVLRCLQLEAHGYQVTVTELVGWEHSMKNELIIASYKDLPRRRPGERLQEVLHTLGLEEMAQRFFAPA; encoded by the coding sequence ATGAGCACCATCCCCGACATTCGCCCCGGCCAATCGGTCGAACTGCTGAAAGAACTGCACATCCTCACGCGCGACGGCAAGCTGAACCAAGACAGCCGCCGCAAGCTGAAGCAGGTCTATCACCTCTACAATTTCATCGAGCCGCTACTGCAGGAGCTGCGCGTCGACCATTCCGATATCACGCTGGTTGATCACGGTGCCGGCAAGTCCTATCTCGGCTTCATCCTGTACGACCTGTTCTTCAAGACGCTCGATGGCGATGCGAACAACGCGCACATCTACGGCATCGAGACGCGCGACGAGCTGGTGAAGAAGTCGCAGGAGCTGGCGCGGCGGCTGAATTTCCCCGGCATGTCATTCCTGAACCTGTCGGTGGCCGATTCGATCACATCGGATCAGCTGCCGCCCACGGTCGACATGGTGACCGCGCTGCACGCCTGCAACACCGCGACCGACGACGCGATCCGCTTCGCCTTGGAGAAAGAGGCGCGCTTCATCGTGCTGGTGCCATGCTGCCAGGCCGAGGTGGCGTCGGTGCTGAAGAAGAACAAGGGCCAGGCGATCGGCAAGAGCGCGCTGACGGAAATCTGGCGGCATCCGCTGCACACGCGCGAGTTCGGCAGCCAGGTGACCAACGTGCTGCGCTGCCTGCAGCTGGAGGCGCACGGCTATCAGGTCACCGTGACCGAACTGGTCGGCTGGGAACACTCGATGAAGAACGAACTGATCATCGCCAGCTACAAGGACCTGCCGCGCCGGCGTCCTGGCGAACGCCTGCAGGAAGTGCTGCACACGCTCGGTCTGGAGGAAATGGCGCAGCGCTTCTTCGCGCCCGCATAG
- a CDS encoding histidine phosphatase family protein, with translation MSTPNAFAAPAQSEEERLWAALKSGGHVVLMRHAITEPGVGDPPGFSLDDCGTQRNLSAQGREDARRIGEAFRRQNIPVAEVLSSRWCRCLDTARLAFGRATPAPMLDSMFNESGPNADAKIRQVLAAIARRPLSTNLVFVTHNQNILALTDLSVASGEMVLVVPDGDAKLKVIGRLNLAR, from the coding sequence TTGAGTACGCCGAATGCATTTGCCGCGCCGGCGCAGAGCGAGGAAGAACGCCTCTGGGCGGCGCTGAAATCGGGCGGGCATGTCGTGCTGATGCGGCATGCCATTACCGAGCCGGGCGTCGGCGATCCTCCCGGCTTTTCGCTCGACGACTGCGGCACGCAACGCAATCTCTCGGCCCAGGGGCGTGAGGATGCCCGGCGTATCGGCGAAGCGTTCCGTCGCCAGAATATTCCCGTGGCGGAAGTGCTTTCCAGCCGATGGTGTCGATGCCTAGATACGGCAAGGCTGGCATTTGGCCGGGCGACGCCGGCACCGATGCTGGATTCGATGTTCAACGAGTCGGGGCCGAACGCCGACGCAAAAATCCGCCAGGTGCTGGCGGCGATCGCCCGTCGACCGCTTTCCACCAACCTGGTCTTCGTGACCCATAACCAGAACATCCTGGCGCTGACCGATTTGTCCGTGGCGTCGGGCGAGATGGTCTTGGTCGTACCTGACGGAGATGCGAAATTGAAAGTGATCGGCCGGCTGAATCTCGCGCGTTAG
- a CDS encoding DUF6644 family protein, translated as MQGTALGGQAGWLDWIANSAIGVAMRSELWLYPIVEVVHIIGFAVLVGSVVMFDLRVLGLSKDIAVTALARHLLRWGVTALLLIVPAGLLMFSAHPHDFASNEVFILKLSLIGIAGINAAVFHLGVYRSVSRWNTGAAAPGTAKVQAALSMVLWVTVVLCGRLLAYT; from the coding sequence ATGCAGGGGACGGCTCTCGGCGGTCAGGCAGGCTGGCTGGACTGGATCGCCAATTCGGCGATCGGGGTCGCGATGCGAAGCGAGCTGTGGCTGTATCCGATCGTCGAAGTGGTGCACATCATCGGCTTCGCGGTGCTGGTCGGTTCTGTCGTCATGTTCGATCTGCGGGTGCTTGGCCTGTCGAAAGACATCGCGGTGACGGCGTTGGCCCGCCACCTGCTGCGGTGGGGCGTGACGGCCCTGTTGTTGATCGTGCCGGCCGGGCTGCTGATGTTTTCGGCGCATCCGCATGATTTCGCCAGCAATGAGGTGTTTATCCTGAAGCTTTCCTTGATCGGTATCGCGGGGATCAACGCCGCTGTGTTCCATCTCGGTGTCTACCGTTCCGTGAGCCGGTGGAACACCGGCGCTGCCGCGCCCGGCACGGCAAAGGTCCAGGCGGCCTTGTCGATGGTCTTGTGGGTGACGGTGGTCTTATGCGGCCGACTATTGGCCTATACCTGA
- a CDS encoding DUF6152 family protein, giving the protein MKVMLKCIGLSSLLLATTVFAHHGWSEYDAGNTLQLNGTIEESTYSHPHSIVRLKTADKIWTVVLAPPSRMENRGLSKEMLNVGNKATVVGYPNRNKPEEMRAERIIIGSKTTELR; this is encoded by the coding sequence ATGAAAGTCATGCTCAAGTGCATCGGACTGTCATCGTTACTGCTTGCCACAACCGTGTTCGCGCATCACGGCTGGAGCGAGTACGACGCCGGCAATACCTTGCAACTGAACGGAACGATAGAAGAGTCCACCTACTCGCACCCGCACAGCATCGTGCGTCTCAAGACTGCGGACAAGATCTGGACCGTCGTCCTTGCACCGCCGTCGCGCATGGAGAACCGCGGTTTGTCGAAGGAGATGCTGAACGTCGGCAACAAGGCGACCGTGGTCGGCTATCCGAACCGGAACAAGCCGGAAGAAATGCGGGCCGAACGCATCATCATCGGCAGCAAGACCACAGAGCTGCGCTGA
- a CDS encoding ArsR/SmtB family transcription factor has product MKQDPIDIDAIHKALANPVRRQILAALKTPEIYFSEQEHPLDFGVCAGQIDRYTGLSQSTVSAHLAVLQRAGLVIPRKVGQWIFFKRNEEAIQEFLRTINGDL; this is encoded by the coding sequence ATGAAGCAAGACCCGATCGACATCGATGCCATCCACAAGGCGCTGGCCAACCCGGTACGGCGGCAGATCCTTGCCGCGCTGAAGACGCCGGAAATCTACTTCTCCGAGCAGGAGCATCCGCTCGACTTCGGCGTCTGCGCCGGCCAGATCGACCGCTATACCGGCCTGTCGCAATCGACCGTATCGGCGCACTTGGCGGTACTGCAACGCGCCGGCCTCGTCATCCCCCGCAAGGTCGGGCAATGGATTTTCTTCAAGCGCAACGAGGAAGCGATCCAGGAGTTTCTCCGGACCATCAACGGCGACCTCTGA
- a CDS encoding MFS transporter, whose protein sequence is MPLALLILALSAFAIGTTEFVIMGLLPDVARSLSVSIPAAGWLISGYALGVALGAPVMAVATASLPRKRALLILMSIFILGNILCAVAASYGFLMFARVITSLCHGAFFGIGSVVAASLVPENRKASAVALMFTGLTLANVLGVPLGTALGQAAGWPTTFWAVAVLGVLSLIGLWRAMPIRHDEEKADLRAEFGQLRSAGLWAALSTTMLFSAATFALFTYVAPLLEDVTHLSPHGVTWTLFLIGLGLTIGNVIGGRLADWRLGAALIGIFLALAVVTSLVRWTSPGLIPVEINLFLWAMVSFAAVSGLQVNVMIFGKAAPNLVATLNIGAFNVGNALGAWVGGLVISAGLGLRAVPVAAGALALAAAATMLLCMRLADNAGDADDDAPLAAVA, encoded by the coding sequence ATGCCACTTGCCTTGCTCATCCTTGCGCTTAGCGCCTTCGCCATCGGCACGACCGAGTTCGTGATCATGGGCCTCCTGCCCGACGTGGCACGCAGCCTGTCCGTTTCCATTCCCGCCGCCGGCTGGCTGATCAGCGGCTATGCGCTGGGCGTCGCACTTGGCGCGCCGGTGATGGCCGTCGCCACCGCCTCGCTGCCGCGCAAGCGCGCGCTGCTGATTCTGATGAGCATCTTTATTCTCGGCAACATCTTGTGCGCGGTCGCCGCCAGCTATGGCTTCCTGATGTTTGCACGCGTCATTACCTCGCTCTGCCACGGCGCCTTCTTCGGCATCGGCTCGGTCGTCGCCGCCAGCCTCGTGCCGGAAAACCGCAAGGCCTCCGCAGTCGCGCTGATGTTCACCGGCCTCACGCTGGCCAACGTACTGGGCGTGCCACTCGGCACCGCCCTCGGCCAAGCCGCTGGCTGGCCGACCACGTTCTGGGCCGTGGCCGTGCTGGGCGTGCTGTCGCTGATCGGCCTGTGGCGCGCGATGCCGATACGGCACGACGAAGAAAAGGCCGACCTGCGCGCCGAGTTCGGCCAGTTGCGCAGCGCCGGACTGTGGGCAGCGTTGTCGACGACGATGCTGTTTTCCGCCGCAACCTTCGCGCTCTTCACCTATGTCGCGCCGCTGCTGGAGGACGTGACGCACCTGTCGCCGCACGGCGTGACCTGGACGCTGTTCCTGATCGGCCTGGGTCTGACCATCGGTAACGTCATCGGCGGCCGTCTCGCCGACTGGCGGCTGGGCGCGGCGCTGATCGGCATCTTCCTGGCGCTGGCCGTCGTCACCTCACTGGTGCGCTGGACCAGTCCCGGCCTCATCCCCGTCGAAATCAACCTGTTCCTGTGGGCGATGGTGTCGTTCGCTGCCGTGTCGGGCCTGCAGGTGAACGTGATGATTTTTGGCAAGGCCGCCCCCAATCTCGTCGCCACCCTCAACATCGGCGCCTTCAACGTCGGCAATGCCCTTGGTGCCTGGGTCGGCGGACTGGTCATCAGCGCGGGACTGGGCTTGCGCGCCGTGCCGGTCGCCGCAGGTGCGCTCGCACTGGCAGCGGCGGCGACGATGCTCCTGTGTATGCGTCTGGCCGATAACGCCGGCGATGCCGACGACGACGCGCCGCTGGCCGCCGTCGCGTAA
- a CDS encoding alkene reductase: MSTSLFTPIKIGNLELPNRIFMAPLTRSRATGGRMPNELMAQYYAQRASAGLILSEATAVTPQGVGYADTPGIWSQEQVEGWKLVTKAVHEKGGRIFLQLWHVGRVSDPIFLDGQLPVAPSAIAPQGHVSLVRPQRPYVTPRALDTEEIAGIVEDYRKGAENALAAGFDGVEVHGANGYLLDQFLQDGSNQRTDIYGGSIENRARLMLEVTDACISVWGASRVGLHLAPRGDAHTMGDSNPLATFGYVAREVGKRGIAFLFTREAVGPDSISPQLKKAFGGVYIANEKLTRESAAQIVASGEADAVAFGKLFIANPDLPRRFQVNAPLNTPNSATFYHPSPEGYIDYPTLAA; this comes from the coding sequence ATGAGCACAAGCCTTTTCACACCGATCAAGATCGGCAACCTCGAACTGCCCAACCGCATCTTCATGGCCCCCTTGACGCGCTCGCGCGCCACCGGCGGCCGCATGCCGAACGAACTGATGGCGCAGTACTACGCACAGCGCGCCTCCGCCGGCCTGATCCTTTCCGAGGCCACCGCCGTCACGCCGCAAGGCGTCGGCTATGCCGACACGCCGGGCATCTGGTCGCAGGAACAGGTCGAAGGCTGGAAGCTGGTGACCAAGGCCGTGCATGAAAAAGGCGGCCGCATCTTCCTGCAACTGTGGCACGTCGGCCGCGTCTCAGACCCGATATTCCTCGATGGCCAGTTACCCGTCGCGCCCAGCGCCATCGCACCGCAAGGTCACGTCAGCCTGGTTCGCCCGCAACGTCCTTACGTCACGCCGCGCGCGCTCGACACCGAGGAAATCGCCGGCATCGTCGAGGACTATCGCAAGGGTGCGGAAAACGCACTGGCCGCCGGTTTCGACGGCGTCGAAGTGCACGGCGCGAACGGCTACCTGCTCGACCAGTTCCTGCAGGACGGCAGCAACCAGCGCACCGACATCTACGGCGGTTCTATCGAAAATCGCGCCCGCCTGATGCTGGAAGTCACCGACGCCTGCATCTCGGTCTGGGGCGCATCGCGCGTCGGCCTGCACCTCGCCCCACGCGGTGACGCGCACACGATGGGCGACTCCAACCCGCTCGCCACCTTCGGCTACGTCGCGCGCGAAGTCGGCAAGCGCGGCATCGCCTTCCTCTTCACGCGCGAAGCGGTCGGCCCGGACAGCATCAGCCCACAGCTGAAGAAGGCATTCGGCGGCGTCTACATCGCCAATGAGAAGCTGACCCGGGAAAGCGCCGCGCAGATAGTGGCGTCGGGGGAGGCGGACGCCGTCGCTTTCGGCAAGCTGTTCATCGCGAATCCCGATTTGCCGCGCCGCTTCCAGGTCAATGCACCGCTGAACACGCCGAACAGCGCAACCTTCTACCATCCGTCGCCCGAAGGCTATATCGACTACCCGACACTCGCCGCGTAG
- a CDS encoding endonuclease (3' incision activity; acts with UvrC) has translation MRPRITSVGLIMRPNPADNFEYPAHIDRASLDALPGGSGVYLFRDRHGVPVYIGKSVNIRSRVLSHLRTPEEEAMLRDSCRVDYMRTAGEIGALLLESQLIKQLQPAWNVRLKEIAEAFALKLEEGAARPRIVGSGEEDFDDRHSVYGLFTSRNAADEGLRALARRHGLCPALLGLETAVRGRACFAHQLGRCRGACIGSESAQAHLTRLRAALEELQSLVWPHAGRIGIVEQDEGWRQVHVIDRWCYLGTLEGRRTKLKRAAKHFIDIDTYRILARPLLLGELRIVALDA, from the coding sequence ATGCGCCCCAGAATTACTTCGGTCGGCCTCATCATGCGGCCGAACCCGGCCGACAACTTTGAGTATCCCGCCCACATCGACCGCGCCAGCCTGGACGCCCTGCCGGGCGGGTCGGGCGTCTACCTGTTCCGCGACCGGCATGGCGTGCCGGTCTATATCGGCAAGAGCGTCAACATTCGCTCGCGCGTGCTGTCCCATCTGCGCACGCCGGAAGAGGAGGCGATGCTGCGCGACAGCTGCCGCGTGGACTACATGCGCACCGCCGGCGAGATCGGCGCGCTGTTGCTGGAATCGCAACTGATCAAGCAGTTGCAGCCGGCCTGGAACGTGCGCTTGAAGGAAATCGCTGAAGCATTTGCGTTGAAACTGGAAGAGGGCGCGGCGCGCCCGCGCATCGTCGGCAGCGGCGAGGAAGACTTCGACGACCGACATTCGGTGTATGGCCTCTTCACCTCGCGCAACGCGGCTGATGAGGGCTTGCGTGCGCTGGCGCGCCGGCATGGCCTGTGCCCGGCCCTGCTCGGACTGGAAACCGCAGTGCGCGGCCGCGCCTGCTTCGCGCATCAGCTCGGGCGCTGTCGCGGCGCATGCATCGGCAGCGAATCGGCGCAGGCCCATCTGACCCGCTTGCGGGCCGCGCTGGAAGAATTGCAGTCGCTGGTGTGGCCGCATGCGGGCCGGATCGGCATTGTGGAACAGGATGAGGGATGGCGGCAGGTCCACGTGATCGACCGCTGGTGCTACCTCGGCACGCTGGAAGGACGGCGCACGAAGCTCAAGCGCGCGGCGAAGCATTTCATCGATATCGACACCTACAGAATACTGGCGCGGCCCCTGCTGCTGGGAGAGTTGCGCATCGTCGCGCTGGACGCTTGA
- a CDS encoding SulP family inorganic anion transporter codes for MPSPPAKGLPIKLARFFPFLRWPRPTLSSLQRDAWAGITVGLVLIPQAIAYATLAGMPPQTGLYAALLPSVIGILWGSSPLLGVGPVALTSLLVFGSLSSLAAPTSAQWVALAIWLSLYAGAIQFLLGAFRLGQIASLVSQPVITGFVNAAALLIIASQVPALLGLPELAGGDVAAAIGHAKAQPAAMAITAAFGAAALVLLLVLKRIAPKFPGILFVTVLGIGASWAFDYAGHGGAIVGTIVAGVPPLLLPPAIPFDSHRELWPAALILALVSFTEAMSSCRTIARRRHERWDENQELMGQGMAKITSGLVGAFPVSGSFSRSALNLYAGAASAWSTLFAALCVLASLLFLTDVIQFLPRSVLAAMIVVPVFGLLDFSSLRRLLSVSKDDGAIALVTFAVTLLSVPRLHWGVFAGVGLTMVSFLYRRSHPRIIEVARHEDGTLRDRSRFDLPPLAPDVLAVRMDSALNFLTAAGLERFILDRTRANRGIRRVLFCAGSVNDIDASGVDTLEALRETLFGEGVELYLSAVKKQVWDVLDRAGVITDLGSDHVFATDREAMLAVAAAEAV; via the coding sequence TTGCCATCTCCGCCAGCGAAAGGACTTCCCATCAAGCTCGCCCGATTCTTCCCTTTCCTGCGTTGGCCGCGCCCGACGCTGTCGTCGCTGCAGCGCGATGCGTGGGCCGGCATCACCGTCGGGCTGGTGCTGATCCCGCAGGCGATCGCATATGCGACGCTGGCGGGCATGCCGCCGCAAACCGGCCTGTACGCGGCGCTGCTGCCGAGCGTGATCGGCATCTTGTGGGGTTCTTCACCGCTTTTGGGTGTGGGGCCGGTGGCGTTGACCAGCCTGCTGGTGTTCGGCTCGCTGTCCTCGCTGGCCGCGCCGACGAGCGCGCAATGGGTGGCGCTGGCGATCTGGCTGTCGCTCTATGCCGGCGCGATCCAGTTCCTGCTGGGTGCGTTTCGCCTCGGGCAGATCGCGAGTCTGGTGTCGCAGCCGGTTATCACCGGATTCGTCAATGCGGCGGCGCTGCTCATCATCGCGTCGCAAGTGCCGGCGCTGCTCGGCTTGCCGGAACTGGCCGGCGGCGATGTCGCTGCCGCCATCGGCCATGCAAAGGCGCAGCCTGCCGCAATGGCGATCACCGCCGCCTTCGGCGCGGCGGCGCTGGTGCTGCTGCTTGTCCTCAAGCGCATCGCGCCGAAGTTCCCCGGCATTCTGTTCGTCACCGTGCTGGGCATCGGTGCAAGCTGGGCGTTCGACTATGCCGGACACGGCGGCGCGATCGTCGGCACGATCGTCGCCGGCGTGCCGCCGCTTTTGCTGCCGCCGGCAATCCCGTTCGACAGCCATCGCGAACTGTGGCCGGCCGCATTGATCCTCGCGCTGGTCAGTTTCACCGAGGCGATGTCGAGCTGCCGCACCATTGCCCGCAGGCGGCACGAACGCTGGGACGAGAACCAGGAACTGATGGGGCAGGGCATGGCAAAAATCACCAGCGGCCTGGTCGGCGCATTCCCGGTGAGCGGATCGTTCTCGCGCTCGGCGCTGAACCTGTATGCCGGCGCGGCCAGCGCATGGTCCACGCTGTTTGCCGCCTTGTGCGTGCTGGCGAGCCTGTTGTTCCTGACGGACGTCATTCAATTCCTGCCGCGCTCGGTGCTGGCGGCGATGATCGTGGTGCCTGTGTTCGGGCTGCTCGATTTTTCCTCGTTGCGCCGCCTGCTGTCGGTGTCGAAAGACGACGGCGCGATCGCGCTGGTCACCTTCGCCGTGACCCTGCTCTCCGTGCCGCGCCTGCACTGGGGCGTGTTCGCGGGTGTCGGACTGACCATGGTGTCCTTCCTGTATCGCCGTTCGCATCCACGCATCATCGAAGTCGCAAGGCATGAGGATGGCACGCTGCGCGACCGCAGCCGCTTCGACCTGCCGCCGCTGGCGCCGGATGTGCTCGCGGTGCGCATGGATTCCGCGCTGAACTTCCTGACCGCCGCAGGACTGGAGCGTTTCATCCTCGATCGCACGCGCGCGAATCGCGGCATCCGGCGCGTCCTGTTCTGCGCGGGCTCGGTGAACGACATCGATGCCAGCGGTGTGGACACGCTCGAGGCCTTGCGCGAGACGCTGTTTGGCGAAGGGGTCGAGCTCTATCTGTCGGCCGTCAAGAAGCAGGTGTGGGACGTGCTGGACCGGGCAGGCGTGATCACCGATCTGGGGAGCGATCATGTTTTCGCCACGGATAGGGAGGCGATGCTGGCGGTCGCGGCCGCCGAGGCGGTGTAG
- a CDS encoding porin has protein sequence MRVKILASLVGSLFALPAAAQTSIQIYGIVDGGVQISDFGGGKQYNLASGIAEGSRIGFSGSEDLGGGYKAIFTLESRFEVDTGDNKNGFIGKNPAFALMNGAPLPPSVSLAIATALGQNNAVVNSNGALFDRTAQVGLVTPIGGFLFGRQYTPAYEVFAMADTFETGSAGGWGSIAGGIGSLYTPGVAIRVNNAMQYRIELPSGFGASLMYSPEKNATGSLGVSERFLAGGVRYKAKGFNVGIAYNTEDNATGSKSLTSTVIGGSYGWGDFRFYAGYMKMKNDNPSLATALGPTITAALGPAGAPLVPGTLATLNSNARLDGSTYTLGMHYRIGAGRLMGALSRTTDDIIANANVTMISLGYDYNMSKRTDLYIFYAHANNQSNAQYALGGGGYGGGFTTQRGENANALQLGMRHRF, from the coding sequence ATGAGAGTAAAAATCCTCGCCTCACTGGTCGGTTCCCTGTTCGCATTGCCCGCCGCCGCGCAAACCAGCATCCAGATCTACGGCATCGTCGACGGCGGCGTCCAGATATCCGATTTCGGCGGCGGAAAGCAATACAACCTCGCCAGCGGCATCGCCGAAGGATCGCGCATCGGCTTCAGCGGCAGCGAGGATCTGGGGGGCGGGTACAAGGCAATCTTCACGCTGGAAAGCCGCTTCGAAGTCGACACCGGCGACAACAAGAACGGCTTCATCGGCAAGAATCCGGCCTTCGCATTGATGAACGGCGCGCCGCTGCCGCCCTCGGTGTCGCTTGCCATCGCCACCGCACTCGGCCAGAACAATGCCGTCGTCAACAGCAACGGCGCCTTGTTCGACCGCACGGCCCAGGTCGGACTGGTGACGCCGATCGGCGGTTTCCTGTTCGGTCGCCAATACACGCCGGCCTATGAAGTGTTCGCGATGGCCGACACCTTCGAAACCGGCAGCGCCGGCGGCTGGGGCAGCATCGCCGGCGGCATCGGTTCGCTCTACACGCCAGGCGTGGCGATCCGCGTCAACAACGCGATGCAGTACAGAATTGAATTACCCAGCGGTTTCGGCGCATCGCTCATGTACAGCCCGGAGAAAAACGCAACCGGCTCGCTCGGCGTGTCCGAACGCTTCCTCGCCGGCGGCGTGCGCTACAAAGCCAAAGGATTCAACGTCGGCATCGCCTACAACACCGAGGACAACGCCACCGGCAGCAAATCCCTGACCTCCACCGTCATCGGCGGCTCGTATGGATGGGGCGACTTCAGGTTCTACGCCGGCTACATGAAGATGAAGAACGACAACCCCAGCCTCGCCACCGCGCTAGGGCCCACCATCACCGCAGCGCTCGGCCCGGCCGGCGCGCCGCTGGTGCCCGGCACGCTGGCCACGCTCAACAGCAATGCACGGCTCGACGGCAGCACCTACACGCTCGGCATGCATTACCGCATCGGCGCGGGCCGCCTGATGGGTGCGCTGTCCCGCACGACGGACGACATCATCGCCAACGCCAACGTCACCATGATCTCGCTCGGCTACGACTACAACATGTCCAAGCGCACCGACCTGTATATCTTCTACGCCCACGCCAACAACCAGTCCAACGCCCAGTACGCGCTCGGCGGCGGCGGCTATGGCGGCGGCTTCACCACACAGCGCGGCGAGAATGCGAACGCATTGCAACTGGGGATGCGGCACAGGTTTTAG